One Psychrilyobacter piezotolerans DNA segment encodes these proteins:
- a CDS encoding phage portal protein, protein MELSLKKIFPGLAARRIRAETKLYHAEKTYENVVQYHNHGAGNQNAMDYDDEINNSDIDIGESKDTLMARSRDEFMGNAIANGAIKRIRSNVVGIGIKLKSSIDNNILEIEQEKKEEIEKNIENLWRMWTESTECDWGRQSKLSHIQSLAILTSLIDGECFAALSFKLHPGELFGLKVRLLDPASCVNPSDIGDKDIKNGVEKDKNGIITAYHFKKNKDGSETTKIQVHGSKTGRKNLLVLMDKERIGQRRGVPLIAPVLEILHQMRKFTHAELMAATVNSYFAAFIENETQETKSQSPFKSKGGKDITLKSGIVSNLAPGQKIKFPDSNRPNSGFTKFMDTMCVHLGAALELAPEQLLLKFSNNYSASKGALLESWKMLKTRRQWFTDDFMQPIYEEFLDYCVAMDYIDLPGYEDPFKRRAYQKTQWFGQAQGSLDPKKEAQAAEIRIKNNLSTSARESMEINGSDIDDNIEQRGREVKKMKKFGLMKEGGKK, encoded by the coding sequence ATGGAACTATCATTAAAAAAAATATTTCCTGGATTAGCAGCTAGGAGAATAAGAGCAGAAACAAAGCTCTATCATGCTGAGAAAACCTATGAAAATGTAGTTCAATATCATAATCATGGAGCAGGAAACCAAAATGCTATGGATTATGATGATGAGATAAATAATTCTGATATAGATATAGGAGAATCAAAAGACACTCTTATGGCTAGATCTAGAGATGAATTTATGGGGAACGCCATAGCAAATGGAGCTATTAAAAGAATCAGATCTAATGTTGTAGGGATTGGGATAAAACTAAAATCATCTATAGACAACAATATTTTAGAAATAGAACAAGAAAAAAAAGAGGAGATAGAAAAAAACATAGAGAATCTATGGAGAATGTGGACCGAATCTACTGAATGTGATTGGGGAAGACAATCTAAATTAAGTCATATTCAATCTTTGGCCATCTTAACATCTTTAATCGATGGAGAATGTTTTGCAGCTCTCTCATTTAAGCTTCATCCTGGAGAACTCTTTGGATTAAAGGTAAGGTTATTAGATCCGGCTAGTTGTGTTAATCCTTCAGATATTGGGGATAAAGACATAAAAAACGGTGTAGAAAAGGATAAAAACGGGATAATAACTGCTTATCACTTCAAAAAGAATAAAGATGGGTCTGAAACTACTAAGATCCAAGTTCATGGAAGTAAGACAGGCAGGAAAAACCTATTGGTTCTCATGGATAAAGAAAGAATAGGTCAGAGAAGAGGAGTTCCTTTAATAGCACCAGTTCTTGAAATTCTTCATCAGATGAGAAAGTTTACCCATGCAGAACTGATGGCAGCTACTGTTAATTCATATTTTGCAGCTTTCATAGAAAATGAAACTCAGGAAACTAAATCTCAAAGTCCTTTTAAAAGTAAAGGGGGAAAGGATATCACATTAAAAAGTGGAATTGTTAGTAATTTGGCTCCTGGACAAAAGATAAAATTTCCTGATTCTAATAGACCTAATTCTGGGTTTACTAAGTTTATGGATACTATGTGTGTTCATTTAGGGGCGGCTTTAGAATTAGCGCCTGAACAACTATTACTTAAGTTTTCTAATAACTATTCAGCTTCAAAGGGGGCTCTATTAGAATCCTGGAAGATGTTAAAAACTAGAAGACAATGGTTTACAGATGATTTTATGCAGCCTATCTATGAAGAATTTTTAGATTATTGCGTGGCTATGGACTATATAGATCTACCTGGATATGAAGATCCTTTTAAAAGAAGAGCATATCAAAAGACCCAGTGGTTTGGACAAGCTCAAGGGTCATTAGATCCTAAAAAAGAAGCTCAAGCAGCAGAAATTAGAATTAAAAATAATCTGAGTACAAGTGCTAGAGAAAGTATGGAGATCAATGGAAGTGATATTGATGATAATATCGAGCAGCGAGGTCGAGAAGTAAAGAAAATGAAAAAATTTGGATTAATGAAAGAAGGTGGAAAAAAATGA
- a CDS encoding GTP pyrophosphokinase codes for MLDKEQFLKKYHIKEDQFNQINLPWEDLNHIYIDYESSKNNIETILDNIVKELRQCKNIHSIRARVKDSEHLIEKIIRKKIQTPEWRISIENYKNEITDIIGVRVICLFKKNMQEINKYIQKLEYESTGKIEVNIRKGDDERPYSNIGVIKVRKTGYRSIHYNYKVQDIRGKKIICEIQLRTIFEEAWGEIDHTIRYPYLQDDPHLNDYFKVLNRLSGLADEMTNFSEDLVKLITKAKKSEEAVELNGELRRLKKELAKKDEKISKYEKELKMNRDRKRKVQSITLEPSVATLSATEQISLSPSRSVLEDSITSTLGHSISGSVGASLANSTRSALVDSVRSSLGHSISGSVGASLANSTRSALVDSVRSSLGHSISGSVGASLANSVKSSAAICSKCNTVNFRPNHVCSKCGNLL; via the coding sequence ATGTTAGATAAAGAACAATTTTTAAAAAAATATCATATTAAAGAAGATCAATTTAATCAAATCAATTTACCTTGGGAAGACCTTAATCATATATATATAGATTATGAATCTTCAAAAAATAATATTGAAACCATTTTAGATAATATAGTTAAAGAATTAAGGCAATGTAAAAATATTCATTCAATAAGAGCTCGTGTTAAAGATTCTGAACACTTAATTGAAAAAATAATAAGAAAAAAGATTCAAACTCCTGAATGGAGAATAAGTATTGAAAATTATAAAAATGAAATAACTGATATTATAGGCGTAAGAGTAATTTGTTTATTTAAGAAAAATATGCAAGAAATTAATAAGTATATACAAAAATTAGAATATGAATCCACTGGTAAAATAGAAGTAAATATAAGAAAAGGCGATGATGAAAGACCTTATAGTAACATTGGAGTAATTAAGGTTCGTAAAACAGGATATAGGTCTATTCATTATAATTATAAAGTTCAAGATATTAGAGGTAAAAAAATTATTTGTGAAATTCAATTAAGAACTATTTTTGAAGAAGCATGGGGAGAAATAGACCATACAATAAGATACCCTTATCTACAAGATGACCCGCATCTAAATGATTATTTTAAAGTTTTAAATAGATTATCTGGACTTGCAGATGAAATGACTAATTTTTCAGAAGATTTGGTAAAACTTATAACAAAGGCTAAAAAGTCAGAAGAAGCTGTAGAGTTAAATGGTGAATTAAGAAGATTAAAAAAAGAACTAGCAAAAAAAGATGAAAAAATTTCTAAATATGAAAAAGAACTAAAAATGAATAGAGATAGAAAAAGAAAAGTACAGTCTATAACTTTAGAACCTTCGGTAGCAACTTTGAGTGCAACAGAACAAATTAGCCTATCACCTTCAAGGTCTGTATTAGAAGATTCCATTACATCTACATTAGGGCATTCCATATCGGGTTCGGTAGGAGCTTCATTGGCAAATTCGACTAGATCTGCATTAGTAGATTCAGTTAGATCTTCGCTAGGGCATTCCATATCGGGTTCGGTAGGAGCTTCATTGGCAAATTCGACTAGATCTGCATTAGTAGATTCAGTTAGATCTTCGCTAGGGCATTCCATATCGGGTTCGGTAGGAGCTTCATTGGCAAATTCAGTTAAATCTTCGGCAGCTATATGTAGCAAATGTAACACTGTTAATTTTAGACCTAATCATGTTTGCTCTAAATGTGGAAATTTATTATAG
- a CDS encoding head-tail joining protein, with protein sequence MNFKDLMDEDLDLLFDPEEIGETVSFEGNQIVVVKSSETFRTKYKGKAEEMGIYTNGICVSIRKTDFPSGLAPNDRVEMDNESYEILDIEDLGNTYRIDIATNYR encoded by the coding sequence ATGAACTTTAAAGATCTGATGGATGAAGATCTAGATCTCCTCTTTGATCCTGAAGAGATAGGAGAAACTGTTTCCTTTGAAGGCAATCAGATCGTGGTGGTTAAGTCTTCAGAAACTTTTAGGACAAAGTATAAGGGCAAAGCTGAGGAGATGGGGATCTATACCAATGGAATCTGTGTATCCATAAGAAAAACAGACTTCCCATCAGGTTTAGCACCTAATGACAGAGTAGAAATGGACAATGAATCCTATGAAATTTTAGACATAGAAGATCTAGGTAATACATACCGGATAGATATAGCTACTAATTACAGATAA
- a CDS encoding AAA family ATPase, with protein sequence MIEKIMIKKFRALKNLEIGLGENLTAIAGQNGTAKSTILGMIAQPFEITGKKEKDYLTEEDLKKSLITSKSFNTKFKDIFKLSPVHDSHGESRGKEDHYHYELYFNKEDEIIYENPLQVKGNPRDVPPYLRLVAGKTRDAGHGNIPYPVIYLGLSRIYPIGESQKLENKDDNLTTEEEEFYKEKYKNILLLTDENLEKTEMVEKEKVTTLAVSTTTYDWRSISAGQDNIGKIIASILEFKRLSEKSNYKGGILLIDEIESTLYPRAQEKLIEFLNQQASKLNLQVIFTTHSLEILERMIIDKKYSNSKVNFLTKKYGPLVVEKTNSIEELRNNLLVLPTGSEKKIPKINVYFEDQEAEEMLKNIIKTKSILQYCNFLVLELGAPQISAIATKINELKNGIIVFDGDCKISKEKGTIKKNMKKHNFYLYLIGDKSPENMYLDYLDSCSSSHDIWKKTLRSYGRQNYLDNAPLKTKRNRENVKKWYKEDKKYFGTDMNRLYKTILNEDKNLVEEEERFKKDFVDKLKKCYNETYGMIFLK encoded by the coding sequence ATGATTGAAAAGATTATGATAAAAAAATTTAGAGCATTAAAAAATTTAGAAATAGGATTAGGAGAAAATTTGACAGCTATTGCTGGGCAAAATGGAACGGCTAAAAGTACAATTTTAGGAATGATTGCACAGCCATTTGAAATAACTGGAAAAAAAGAAAAAGATTATTTAACTGAAGAAGATTTAAAAAAATCTTTAATAACTTCTAAAAGTTTTAATACTAAATTTAAAGATATTTTCAAATTAAGTCCTGTTCATGATTCTCATGGTGAAAGTAGGGGTAAAGAGGACCACTATCATTATGAACTTTACTTTAATAAAGAGGATGAAATAATTTATGAAAATCCATTACAGGTAAAAGGGAATCCAAGAGACGTACCTCCTTATCTTAGGTTAGTAGCAGGGAAAACAAGAGATGCTGGTCATGGAAATATACCATATCCAGTAATTTACTTAGGATTAAGTAGAATATATCCTATAGGAGAAAGTCAAAAATTAGAGAACAAGGATGATAATTTAACTACAGAAGAAGAAGAATTTTACAAAGAAAAGTACAAAAATATATTACTTTTAACCGATGAAAATTTAGAAAAAACAGAAATGGTAGAAAAGGAAAAAGTGACTACTTTAGCAGTTAGTACAACAACCTATGATTGGAGAAGTATATCAGCGGGACAAGATAATATAGGGAAAATAATTGCTAGTATTTTAGAGTTTAAAAGATTAAGTGAAAAATCAAATTATAAGGGTGGAATATTACTTATTGATGAAATAGAAAGCACTCTTTATCCTAGAGCCCAAGAAAAATTAATAGAATTTTTAAATCAACAGGCATCTAAATTAAATTTACAAGTCATTTTCACAACTCATTCTTTAGAAATATTGGAAAGAATGATTATAGATAAAAAATATTCAAATAGTAAGGTCAATTTTTTAACTAAAAAATATGGACCATTAGTTGTAGAAAAAACTAACTCCATAGAAGAACTAAGAAATAATTTATTGGTTTTACCTACAGGATCTGAAAAAAAAATTCCTAAAATTAACGTATATTTTGAAGATCAAGAAGCTGAAGAAATGCTAAAAAATATTATAAAAACAAAAAGTATCCTACAGTATTGTAATTTTTTAGTTTTGGAATTAGGTGCACCTCAAATTTCAGCTATTGCAACAAAAATTAATGAACTAAAAAATGGTATAATTGTTTTTGATGGTGATTGTAAAATATCAAAGGAAAAAGGAACAATTAAAAAAAACATGAAAAAACATAATTTTTATTTATATTTAATAGGGGATAAAAGTCCAGAAAATATGTATCTAGATTATTTAGACAGTTGTAGTTCTTCACATGATATTTGGAAGAAGACTTTACGATCATATGGACGCCAAAACTATCTAGATAATGCTCCTTTAAAAACAAAGAGAAATAGAGAAAATGTAAAAAAATGGTATAAAGAAGATAAAAAATATTTTGGTACAGATATGAATAGGCTATATAAAACAATATTAAACGAGGATAAAAACTTAGTAGAAGAAGAAGAGAGATTTAAGAAAGATTTTGTAGATAAATTAAAAAAATGTTATAATGAGACATATGGAATGATATTTTTAAAATAA
- a CDS encoding head maturation protease, ClpP-related, with protein MSLLNAVMQGDKKAEIRIYGVIGEGWAADVTSEDINRELDALGDVTEISVRINSPGGGVGAGCAIYNSLKRHKAKIIVYIDGICASIATVVAMAGDVIIMSRVAMMMVHNPYFPRTSGGAKELRKQADDLDKFKEVSIGAYLTKVKITREEVIEKMDYETWMNADEAKEYGFITEIENDSEANMMAVNNNMLMCGKDLQLDISKYKNLNSFLKKEHLLKTKPVNKNTNIDNLNNKGDEKMELNQLMQQHPDLYKQIVQVGVNQERDRIKNLETIEQRAGRSLECIQKAKFETPLEATNQELMTDILQEMTTQPKNTEKQPKAQNKMDILLNKIDDAKAGGIQEQILDGMTKEELEAKQEEEEIDDIVALANEIE; from the coding sequence ATGAGTTTATTAAATGCAGTAATGCAGGGGGATAAAAAAGCTGAAATAAGGATCTATGGAGTTATTGGAGAAGGATGGGCCGCTGATGTAACATCTGAAGATATCAATAGAGAACTAGATGCCTTAGGAGATGTTACAGAAATAAGTGTTCGAATCAATTCCCCTGGAGGAGGAGTCGGCGCAGGGTGTGCAATATATAACAGTCTAAAAAGACACAAAGCTAAAATAATTGTCTATATCGATGGAATATGCGCTTCTATTGCTACTGTAGTAGCCATGGCAGGGGATGTAATCATTATGAGTAGAGTTGCCATGATGATGGTACATAACCCATATTTCCCTAGAACAAGTGGTGGAGCAAAAGAACTTAGAAAGCAAGCAGATGACCTAGATAAATTTAAAGAAGTTTCAATAGGGGCCTATTTAACTAAGGTAAAGATCACAAGAGAAGAAGTCATAGAAAAAATGGATTATGAAACTTGGATGAACGCAGACGAAGCTAAAGAATATGGATTTATTACCGAGATAGAAAATGATTCTGAAGCCAATATGATGGCTGTAAATAATAATATGCTTATGTGTGGAAAAGATCTGCAGCTAGACATCTCAAAATATAAAAACCTAAATAGTTTTTTAAAAAAAGAGCATCTACTTAAAACTAAGCCAGTAAACAAAAATACAAATATAGATAATTTAAATAACAAAGGAGATGAAAAAATGGAGTTAAACCAATTAATGCAACAACATCCAGATCTATACAAGCAAATAGTTCAGGTAGGAGTTAACCAGGAAAGAGACAGAATTAAAAACTTAGAAACAATAGAGCAAAGAGCAGGAAGATCATTGGAATGTATCCAAAAGGCTAAATTTGAAACTCCTTTAGAAGCTACTAACCAGGAATTAATGACTGATATTCTTCAGGAGATGACAACTCAGCCTAAAAATACTGAAAAACAACCTAAAGCTCAGAATAAAATGGATATTTTATTAAACAAAATCGATGATGCAAAAGCAGGAGGAATCCAAGAGCAAATCTTAGATGGAATGACTAAAGAAGAATTGGAAGCAAAGCAAGAGGAAGAAGAGATCGATGACATAGTAGCATTAGCAAATGAAATTGAATAA
- a CDS encoding helix-turn-helix domain-containing protein has protein sequence MNKYVVNSEKRKKLGEYIKKIREQKKLGMNQLSIKISVTNSLISKLENGLTQKISPFLLKEIAKGLRVDYKELYKIVGYLEEDDCLPEGNLDLECNFKKIPLYDSISAGVGLEDLENEDIDFITVPDIKQFSGDVVAIKVSGDSMEYTIENRSIVFIRKDVEVPNKKVGAFIHNNKALLKRYICLDEHCFLRSDNRDYPDIEIKKNDEFVVVGRFIGQLNEEE, from the coding sequence ATGAATAAATATGTTGTTAACTCAGAAAAAAGAAAAAAACTAGGTGAATATATAAAAAAAATCAGAGAACAAAAAAAATTAGGAATGAATCAATTATCTATAAAAATTTCAGTAACCAATTCATTGATTTCAAAATTAGAAAATGGATTAACACAAAAAATTAGTCCCTTTTTACTTAAAGAAATAGCAAAGGGATTAAGAGTTGACTATAAAGAACTTTATAAAATCGTTGGATATTTAGAAGAGGACGATTGTCTTCCAGAGGGAAATCTAGACTTAGAATGCAATTTTAAAAAAATTCCTCTGTATGACTCTATTTCAGCAGGAGTAGGTCTAGAAGATTTAGAGAATGAAGATATTGACTTTATAACTGTTCCTGATATCAAGCAGTTTTCAGGAGACGTTGTTGCTATCAAGGTTTCAGGAGATTCAATGGAATATACTATCGAGAATCGTTCTATTGTCTTCATAAGGAAAGATGTAGAAGTTCCTAACAAAAAGGTAGGAGCATTTATACATAATAACAAAGCATTACTAAAAAGATATATATGTCTTGATGAACATTGCTTCTTAAGATCAGATAACAGGGATTATCCAGATATTGAAATTAAAAAGAATGATGAATTTGTAGTAGTGGGTCGCTTTATAGGGCAATTAAACGAGGAAGAGTAA
- a CDS encoding DNA adenine methylase has protein sequence MSFASPLRYPGGKTKVYDNLISLFKENTIEKPTYIEPYAGGAGLALKLLLKGDVSKIILNDYDIAVYAFWYSILNYTDEFCELIKNTPINLKEWENQKKIQSNENVSLLTLGFSTFFLNRTNRSGILKGGPIGGKEQNSNYLIDCRFNKEGLIKRIKNVAEYKDFIEIHNLDAIVFINKIIIPKKEKTFTFFDPPYYKKGPGLYENHYLHDDHEKVAKTIGKLKDHNWIITYDNVNEIKEIYKKFHVEEYGITYSAAIKIKAKEVVIFSDNLKNKKFEKKRV, from the coding sequence ATGTCGTTTGCATCTCCGCTTAGATACCCTGGTGGTAAAACTAAAGTTTATGATAATTTAATATCTTTATTTAAAGAAAATACTATAGAAAAACCTACTTATATTGAACCATATGCTGGAGGAGCAGGATTAGCATTAAAGCTTCTTTTAAAGGGTGATGTATCAAAAATTATATTGAATGATTACGATATAGCGGTATATGCATTTTGGTATTCTATATTAAATTATACAGATGAATTTTGTGAATTAATAAAAAATACACCTATAAATTTAAAAGAATGGGAAAATCAAAAAAAAATACAATCAAATGAAAATGTTTCTTTATTAACATTGGGATTTTCTACATTTTTTTTAAATAGAACTAATCGATCTGGTATTTTGAAAGGTGGGCCTATAGGTGGAAAAGAACAAAATAGTAATTACCTTATTGATTGTAGGTTTAATAAAGAAGGTCTTATAAAAAGGATAAAAAATGTAGCAGAATATAAAGATTTTATTGAAATTCATAATTTAGATGCTATTGTTTTTATAAATAAAATTATAATCCCTAAAAAAGAAAAAACATTTACTTTTTTCGATCCACCATATTATAAAAAAGGTCCTGGACTATATGAAAATCATTATTTACATGATGACCATGAAAAAGTAGCTAAAACTATAGGGAAATTAAAAGATCATAATTGGATAATCACCTATGATAATGTAAACGAAATAAAAGAAATCTATAAAAAATTTCATGTAGAAGAATATGGAATTACGTATAGTGCAGCTATAAAGATAAAAGCAAAAGAAGTTGTTATTTTTAGTGACAATTTAAAAAATAAAAAATTTGAAAAAAAAAGAGTATAA
- a CDS encoding phage terminase large subunit family protein, with amino-acid sequence MNGRKKVRKLFKECLELLKPPLKLSISEWADANRILSSEGSKEIGAWETKRTPYMIEIYEKLESGEVREVILMMASQLAKSEFINNIFGKYAHLDPCPMLLVQPTDTMAIAYSKERIAPMIRDTYVLKARIKDANSKNSGNTVSHKMFPGGYLAFIGSNSPSKLAARPIRIIFFDEVDRYPESSGREGDVISLGRKRLTTYGDESKCIITGTPTVKNKSAIEKEFANGSQAVWKLPCPHCGEYQVLDFKNLKWIDDDHETVEMVCNECGALAHEKAWKRGNQSKGKWVHKFPERKKKLSYHLSALASPWRTWESIVEEWIESQGDIEKIKTFKNTVLAETWEEENIKTIDYMALFKRRETYEAEIPEGVLLLTAGVDVQHNRIELELKGWGLGRESWGITYQVFYGNPSKEEVWNELYEFLKSDFYFKDGTALKIFATCIDTGYNTQNVYNFVSDKEDERIFGIKGQGGIVPINNGFRRTKNNEINLYSVGVNALKDSTMSKLRIKKPGPGFCHFPKSPTRNYTEEYFLSLTAEVRDPKSNKWIKIRERNEALDLHNYSEAALEIYDYDMKILATLSKEELSLLSKVGYLEREE; translated from the coding sequence ATGAATGGAAGAAAAAAAGTAAGAAAGTTATTTAAAGAATGCCTAGAATTATTAAAACCGCCACTTAAACTAAGTATCAGTGAATGGGCAGATGCAAACAGGATTCTATCTTCAGAAGGTTCTAAAGAGATAGGGGCCTGGGAAACTAAGAGAACTCCATACATGATAGAGATCTATGAAAAATTAGAATCTGGAGAAGTTAGAGAAGTGATACTTATGATGGCTTCGCAACTTGCGAAATCAGAATTCATTAATAATATCTTTGGAAAATATGCACACCTGGATCCTTGTCCAATGCTGTTAGTACAACCAACAGATACTATGGCAATAGCATACTCTAAGGAACGGATAGCTCCTATGATAAGAGATACCTATGTACTAAAAGCCAGAATCAAAGATGCAAATTCAAAGAACTCAGGAAATACAGTTTCCCACAAGATGTTTCCGGGAGGATATCTTGCCTTTATCGGGTCTAATTCACCAAGTAAGTTAGCAGCCAGGCCGATAAGAATAATCTTCTTTGATGAAGTAGACAGGTATCCGGAGTCTTCAGGTAGGGAAGGAGATGTAATATCCCTTGGGCGAAAAAGATTAACAACCTATGGGGATGAAAGTAAATGTATTATCACCGGGACACCTACCGTAAAGAATAAAAGTGCCATAGAAAAAGAATTTGCAAATGGATCACAAGCAGTATGGAAGTTACCTTGTCCCCATTGTGGAGAGTATCAGGTATTAGATTTTAAAAACCTAAAATGGATTGATGATGATCACGAAACAGTAGAGATGGTTTGTAATGAATGTGGAGCCTTGGCCCATGAAAAAGCATGGAAAAGAGGAAATCAGTCTAAAGGAAAATGGGTACATAAATTCCCAGAAAGAAAAAAGAAATTAAGTTATCACTTGAGCGCTCTAGCTAGTCCATGGAGAACTTGGGAATCAATAGTTGAGGAATGGATAGAGTCCCAGGGTGATATAGAAAAGATAAAGACATTTAAAAATACTGTATTGGCTGAAACTTGGGAAGAAGAAAACATCAAGACAATAGACTATATGGCTCTATTTAAAAGACGAGAGACCTATGAGGCTGAAATACCTGAAGGAGTATTATTACTAACTGCAGGAGTCGATGTGCAGCATAACAGAATTGAGTTAGAACTCAAAGGTTGGGGATTAGGTAGAGAAAGTTGGGGGATTACATACCAGGTATTTTATGGGAACCCTTCAAAAGAAGAAGTTTGGAATGAGTTATATGAATTCTTAAAATCAGATTTCTATTTTAAAGATGGAACTGCTCTTAAGATTTTTGCTACTTGTATCGACACCGGTTACAACACACAAAATGTATATAACTTTGTTTCCGATAAAGAGGATGAAAGAATCTTTGGAATTAAGGGTCAAGGTGGGATAGTCCCAATAAACAATGGATTTAGAAGGACTAAAAATAATGAAATCAATCTTTATTCTGTAGGAGTCAATGCATTAAAAGATTCAACTATGAGTAAATTGAGGATTAAAAAACCTGGACCAGGGTTCTGTCATTTCCCTAAAAGTCCGACTAGAAACTACACGGAAGAATATTTTTTAAGTTTAACTGCTGAGGTTCGAGATCCTAAGAGTAACAAATGGATAAAAATTAGAGAAAGAAATGAGGCATTAGATTTACACAATTATTCTGAAGCAGCATTGGAAATATATGATTATGATATGAAAATTTTAGCAACTCTATCTAAAGAAGAATTAAGTCTATTATCTAAAGTTGGATATCTAGAAAGGGAGGAATAA
- a CDS encoding major capsid protein: MAGPYEARKITAAIERVKRPVNFLWNILIGKEIEEVVQEIEIHSKDNGRVRAAFVGPMSNGILIERDGFAVERYKPPFISLKIPATAESAYKQQFGEGIYVTGKKDLNKILKKQVAEDLKTLKAITHRTKIWALSQLVMTGVFPMGNGKEGIKYGDFALKVLTGADRFSDTNSDIIGWLSNQKLEVQKNTGNVVDTVIVTPDVARSIINNKLLMEKIRILNDTLINLKPKEKEPGVSYIGYIPEIDTKIYSYMDWVKEYGKPTEEPILPDGTLLYFKAKSFRVNYGSFPFREKITDRAKIFVGKEAVKTVPSSEGNTDLLEIRSSPLIIPEDAQGWIAAKVI, encoded by the coding sequence ATGGCAGGACCATATGAAGCTAGAAAGATAACCGCAGCAATTGAGAGGGTAAAAAGACCAGTTAATTTCCTATGGAATATCTTGATTGGTAAAGAGATAGAGGAAGTAGTCCAGGAGATTGAGATCCACTCTAAGGATAACGGAAGAGTAAGAGCCGCATTTGTAGGGCCTATGTCTAATGGAATTCTTATTGAGAGAGATGGATTTGCAGTTGAAAGGTACAAACCACCATTTATCTCTTTAAAGATACCGGCAACTGCTGAATCAGCATATAAGCAGCAATTCGGTGAAGGGATCTATGTTACTGGTAAAAAAGATCTGAATAAGATTTTAAAGAAACAGGTGGCAGAAGATTTAAAGACTTTAAAAGCAATAACTCATAGGACTAAGATCTGGGCATTATCCCAATTGGTAATGACTGGAGTATTTCCTATGGGGAATGGAAAAGAAGGGATCAAATATGGCGATTTCGCCTTAAAAGTATTAACAGGGGCAGATAGATTTTCCGATACTAATTCAGATATCATTGGATGGTTAAGTAATCAAAAACTTGAGGTTCAAAAGAACACAGGGAATGTAGTGGATACAGTAATAGTTACCCCAGACGTAGCCAGGTCAATTATCAACAATAAACTTCTTATGGAAAAGATAAGAATTCTCAATGACACTCTTATTAACCTTAAACCAAAAGAAAAAGAACCAGGGGTTTCATACATTGGATATATCCCAGAGATAGATACTAAGATCTATTCATACATGGATTGGGTAAAAGAATATGGCAAACCTACTGAAGAACCTATCCTACCGGATGGAACACTTTTATACTTTAAAGCGAAGAGTTTTAGAGTAAATTATGGAAGTTTCCCATTCAGAGAAAAAATTACGGATAGAGCAAAGATATTTGTAGGAAAAGAAGCTGTTAAAACTGTTCCTTCATCTGAAGGTAATACAGATCTATTAGAAATCAGATCTTCACCATTAATCATACCAGAAGATGCACAAGGTTGGATTGCAGCTAAAGTAATATAG